The proteins below come from a single Aegilops tauschii subsp. strangulata cultivar AL8/78 chromosome 6, Aet v6.0, whole genome shotgun sequence genomic window:
- the LOC141025908 gene encoding uncharacterized protein: MMQQFELNRQFMTGVMAQFPNQNAHQQPAPITLPEFVRLNPSIFRNSTNPMDADDWLRDILFEMESANVAPSSYVTFATFHLKGPAAQWWKATGEKFHEGLHPDIKLALLAHDCTDFATLVSQAFRIETGLTEYQESLKHIILGMEWLTAHNALIECATKTVQLTHPSGQTVQYSARAAQDAENQIYVLNALNASPLEGIENIPVGREFKDVFPEELPGIPPARAVEFVIDLKPGTTPIAKRPYKMPPHELLELKEEIDKSLHKGFIRASSSAWGAPSLFVKKKDGTNRLVQDYRPINQATIQNKYPLP, translated from the exons ATGATGCAACAGTTTGAGCTGAATCGTCAGTTTATGACTGGGGTAATGGCCCAGTTTCCAAACCAGAATGCTCATCAACAGCCTGCCCCAATAACACTGCCAGAATTTGTGCGCCTCAACCCATCCATTTTCCGCAACTCCACCAATCCTATGGAtgctgatgattggcttcgtgacatcctGTTTGAGATGGAGTCAGCTAATGTTGCCCCTTCCAGTTATGTCACCTTTGCGACATTTCACTTGAAGGGTCCAGCTGCTCAATGGTGGAAAGCCACAGGG GAGAAATTCCATGAAGGACTGCATCCCGATATAAAGCTCGCACTTCTTGCTCATGATTGCACAGACTTTGCGACGCTTGTCAGCCAAGCTTTTCGAATTGAAACTGGTCTGACTGAGTACCAAGAGTCGCTCAAGC ACATAATTCTTGGTATGGAATGGTTGACCGCCCATAATGCTTTGATTGAATGTGCTACCAAGACAGTCCAGCTCACTCACCCTTCTGGCCAGACAGTCCAATACTCAGCCCGAGCAGCTCAGGATGCCGAGAATCAGATATATGTTCTGAATGCATTGAATGCTTCACCTCTTGAGGGAATAGAGAATATTCCAGTTGGTCGTGAATTCAAAGATGTCTTCCCAGAAGAACTTCcaggaataccccctgctagagctgttgAATTCGTCATAGACTTGAAACCGGGCACAACTCCTAttgccaagcgaccctacaagatgccgccacATGAACTCCTTGAACTTAAGGAGGAAATTGACAAATCTCTTCACAAGGGATTCATTCGTGCTAGTTCCtctgcttggggagcaccttctctctttgtcaagaagaaggatggtacaaATCGTTTGGTCCAAGATTACCGACCTATCAACCAGGCAACAATtcagaacaagtatccgcttccctga